TCTCGCCGCGATCCGGGGCGGCTTCCAGCAACAGCAGCGAAGAGAACTCCCCGACCACCCGGTTGACGTTCGGATGGATCTCGGGGCGGTCGAAGACTGTCACGGTGACGCTGAACCTCTCGTCGCCTGACCATTCCGCCAGCGTGTCCGCGTACGCACTGAGCAGCACGGCCGTCGGGGAGACCCCGCTCGCGGCGGCTCGCTGCCGTAGCCGCCGCCACCGGTCCGGCGGCAGTTCCGCCCGGCGGCGCCCGAACCGCGGTGCGCCGGACGGTTCTCGGGCGGGCAGCGCCGGGGCGCCCGGTAGTGTGTCCAATCGGCCGAGCCAGTACGCGGACGCGCGGCGATAACTGTCGCTACGCGTCCGCTCGTTGAGCGCGGCGACACAGTCGGCGAACGTCACTCCGATCGGCGGCAGTTCCGCGTCGGGATTCCGGTAGAGGGTGGCCAGCTCGCGGTCTATGATCATGTAGCTGGCGGAGTCGCACATCAGCACATCGACCGAGAGCGCCACCCGCGCCGCGCCCTCCGGCAGCAGCACGACATGAACCTCCACCAGGGGCCACCGGCCCGGTGCCGCGACCCGGTGGGAGAGACGTTCACGCAGCTCGCGCAGCGCCTCTGCCTGCCGTTGCGGGGTGGCCTCTCGGCAGTCCACCACCGGGATCCGGTAAGTGGGAACCCGGTCCAGGACCAGGTTCTGCCCCTCATCGGTAACCACCGCGCGCAGCATCTCGTGCCGCGCGATCAGGCGGTTCCAGGCTCGCTCATACCGATCGACATCGAGATCCGTGGTGTCATGCTCGTAGTAGAAGTGGCAACCTACCTCGCCCAGCGTGAAGGCGCCGGTCCGGCCGATCCAGTAGGCATGCTGGACGCGGGTCAGTGGGAACGGGTCGCTGGTCATCGCCACCGCCACCGGTGCCGGCGCGGCCGGAACGTGATGGGGCTGCCGCGCCGCGACCAAACTGGCGAGCGCGGCGACCGTGCTGTGGGCGAGCAGCTCGCGCAGGGAGATCTGCAGCCCGTGACGGTCGCGCAGCGCGGCCAGCACCCGGGTGGCCAGCAATGAGTGGCCGCCAAGGGCGAAGAAGTCGTCCCCGCTGTCGATCACCGGGCGCCCGAGCACCTCGCTCCAGAGCGCCGCGACCGTACGCTCGGCGTCGGTGACGAGGCTGCCGTCCATCCCGGTCTCAGCGCGGACCGTGCGGGTGCCCAGCGTCAGCGAACGCGCGTTGAGGTCGCCCGGCGACACGGCCACCTGAGGCGGGCAGACGCCGGTCGCGGCGAGGCCGGCGAGGCGCAGCAGGGCGGTCACCGCGTCGTCGGCGTCGAGCGCGTTGCGCATGGTGATTTCGGAGACCGACTCGCGTTCGTCGGCGGTGTCGAACCGCCATCGGTCGGAATCCAGCGCCAGCCACCGGGCGTCGTTCCCGCCCGTCGCCGTGATCGCCACAGCGTCCATGAACCTGCTTGCTGCCACGTACGGGCTCAGACCGAAACCGCCCACCGTCCCGGCGGCTGAGGACATCAACAGCACCACCCGGGGACGCTCCGTCGCCGCCATGCCGTCAACCGCTACCCGCAACGCGAGAGTTCCGCTGACCTTGGGTGCCAGCACCTCGTCCAGGCTCGACTCATCCAGGTCGGAGAGGGGGGTCAGCTCGATCACCACCGGGGCGTGAACGAACAGGTCGATCCGGTCCCACTCGGCGGTGACCCGGCTCAGCAAAGATCTCACGGCCTCGGGATCGGTAGTGTCCAGTACCTCGACCCGCACCTGTCCGCCGCCGGCGCGCAGCTCCCGCAGTGCCTCGCGGCGGCGCACCAGTCGTGGCTCGGTCGCACCTGGATCGGGCTCACCGGACCGCCCGGCCAGCACCACTCGGGCGCTGTGATCGGTGATCAGCCGCCGGGCGAGCGCCAGCCCGACGTTGCCCAGGCCGCCAGTGATCATCACGACCGGCTCGCGTAGTGGCTCGGCGCCACCCGGCACGGGACGCCAGGGCTCCCACTCCCGGATCCAGCGCCGCCCACCCCGCGAGGCGAGTTCCCAGCCGGACCCGCCGGCCAGCAGGTCCGCTGCCTCGGCCCGGACCGTCCCCACGCCGTCGGCGCCGTCATCGACGACACCGGGCCAGGCGGGGAGATCGAGAACGCGCCATCGGACGTCCGGTACCTCTTGCGCGAGGACCCGGACCAGACCGCGCGCGGCGCTCGCCACCGGGTCGATCCGCTCGGTCCCGGTAACCTGCTCGCCGGCCGCGGTGACCTGGAGTATCACCGGAGCGGACGTCGCATCCGTCGCGATCAGACTGGCCAACCGCCCAGCGGCCAGCACGTCCGCCCGCACCCGCGTCGCGAGAGCCGCCTCCCCGCCAGAACTCGGCTCGGCGAGCGGCGGGACCGTCCACAGCACGCCGTCGAGGCGGTCCGCCGGGACATGCGACTCCGGTGCCACTATGTCGGCGCCCACTTCATGGAGCGCGGTCTCGAACTCGGGCACCCGTTCCCCCCAGACCAGCCAGCGGGTGCCGGCGAGGCCGCCGAGGTCGGCGCGCAACGGCGGGAGCTGCCGCCACGTCGGCACCTGCAAGGGTTCGGTCGCGTCGGGTTCGGCGGTATCCGGCCCGAGCACGCCCCCGGTCCGTCTCCGCGCCGGGGGCTCAATCCAGAACCGTTCCCGCTGGAAGGCGTACCCGGGCAAGGAGAGCCGACGGCGCTCGCCGCGGCCCAGCGCCTCGGTGTCGAGGGGCACGCCGTGGCACCACAGCTGGCCGAGGGCGGCCAGGAACGCGTCGCGGGTCGCACCCGCGCCGGAGGTCTCCGCCACCTCGCGCGGATCCGTGACGGTGGTCAGCGCTGCGGGCACCGCGTCGCGCCCGGCACGGGCGGCCAGGGAGGCGATGCCTGCCCCCGGTCCGACCTGGAGCACTATCGCGGGGCCGTCGGCCAGCGCCGTACGCAGCGCCGCGGCGAACCGGACCGTGGATCGCAGGTGTCGCGCCCAGCGGTCGGGGTCGGCGAGGTCTTCGGCGGTCGCCACCTCTCCCGTGATCGTGGTGACCAGAGGAACCATTGGTGGCTTAGGCGTGAGCCGGCTGGCGACCGTCCGGAGCGGTGGCATGATCGGCTCCACCAGGCGGGAGTGGGCAGGCGTATCTATCGACAGCAGGCGGGACTGCTTCCCGGCCGCCGCCAGCCGGCCGGCCACCGCGTCGACGGCGGCACGCGGCCCCGACAGGACGCAGGCATCGGGCGCGTTGACGGCGGCGAGGTCGAGGTCGGGGTGTTCGGCGAGGAGCGCTAGCGCGTCCGACTCGGTGATCTCGGCGGCCAGCATGGCGCCGGCGGGGAGCACCGCGAGGCGGACGGACCGCTCGGCGACCAGCTCGGCCGTCTGGCTCGCCGAGAGCACTCCCGCCACCACGGCAGCCGCGTACTCGCCGACGCTGTGCCCCAACACCATGTCCGGCCGTACGTGGTAATGCTCCAACAGGGTCGCCATGGCGACGGAGGTGGTGAACGACGCCGGCAAGCCGGTGCGCGGCGAGCGGGCGGCGGCACGGGCGGACGGATCAGTCGGATCTGCCAGCACCACCTGGCGCGGGTCGTCGCCAGTCAGCCGGTACAGGGTCGCCGAGATCTCGTCCACCGCGGCGGCGAAGACCGGTTCCTCGGCGTAGAGGCCGCGCCCCATGCCCGCGTACTGGGCGTCGCCGCCAGGGAACGCGAAGACCACCCGGGTGTCGAATCCCGGGTTCCGGGCGACCGGAGTCGCCTGCCGGAGCGCCTCGGCCGCCCCCTGGTCGGGACGAACGGTCACGGCCACGCGCACCGGCAACTCCGCACGGCCTGTGGCGAGGGTGTGGGCGACGTCGGCCAGGTGGTCGCCCGGGCGGCTTTCGGCGAGCCGGTCGGCCAGGCGTTGCGCGGTGGCCCGGCACGCCTGATCCGTGGCGGCCGAGACCAGCAGCAGTTGGGCCCGGCCATCGCTGCCGCGGGTGGCAGCGACGGGCGCCTCGCCGAGCACCACGTGGCAGTCCACGCCGCCGATGCCGAACGAGCTGACCCCTGCCCGGCGCCCGCCGTTGACCGGCTCCCACGGCTCGGTTTCGGCAACCAGGCGGAACGCGGAGCCGGACAGTTCCAGATCGGGGTTGGGCTGCCGGGCGAAGCGGGAGGCGGGGAGCGTGCGGTGCTGTAGAGCAAGTATCGTCTTGATCAGCCCGGCGATGCCGGCGGCCGAGTCGGCGTGGCCGAGGTTACCCTTCACCGAGCCCAGGCCGCACCAGGGCCGGACAGCCGCGCCAAAGACCCGACGCAGTGCGCTGACCTCGATCGGGTCACCGAGCGGCGTCGCGGTGCCGTGACCCTCCAGGTAGGAGATGTCCGTGGCGTCGACGTCGGCGACGCCGAGCGCCTCGGCGATGGTGCGGGCCTGGCCGGTGACGGAGGGGGCGGTGAAACCGACTCGCTCCGCGCCGTCGTTGCCCAGGGCGGAGCCGAGAATCACCGCGCGGATCGGATCCCCGTCGCGCTGCGCGTCGGAGAGCCTCCTCAGGACCACGGCACCCACACCCTGCGTGAACACCGTGCCGCTGGCGTCAGCGGCGTACGGGCGGGTGTGGCCGTCGCGGGAGAAGGGGCCGTCCGGCACGTAGAGGTAGCCGCGCCCCTGCGGCACCCGCAGTGAGACGCCGCCGGCGATGGCGGTGTCGCACTCCTCGTTGAGCAGCGCCTGGACGGCCAGGTGAACTGCGGCCAGGGAGGTGGCGCAGGTGGCCCCGACGCTCACCGCCGGCCCGGTCGCGCCGAGCCGGTATGCCGTCCGCAGCGGCAGGTAGTCGGCGACGTTCGCGCCGTGCAGTTCCAGGCTGTCGGCGGGGTCGGCGCCTCCACTGGGGTCGAAGCGGCCAGCCAGGTTGGTGATGAGGTAGGCCGACAGTGCCGACCCGGCGAAGACGCCGGCCACGCCCGCGTTTCGGGTGCCGCCGTGGCCGGCGTCCTCGAGCGCGTGCCACGCGGACTCCAGGAACAGCCGCTGTTGCGGGTCGAGGATCTCGGCCTCCCGCGCGCCGATGCCGAAGGGGGCCGGGTCGAAGTGGTCCTGTTCGGACAGCAGGCCACCGACCGGTACGTAGTGGCGGTTGCGTCGCAGCTGCGCGGGCACCCCGGCGCGGATCAGCTCATCGTCGGAGAAGTGGGTGAGGCCATCGCGCTCCTCGATGAGCAGTCGCCACAGGGCGTCCGCGTCCGGGGCGCCCGGGAAGCGGCACGCAAGACCGACGACGGCTACAGGCTCGTTCAAGGCGTCTCCTCGGGGGGTGCTCGTCAGTGGGCTGTCGCGCGTCCTATATAGACGAACTGGGCGAACCGGGCGATGGGCTCGGACGGCCCGGGTAGCGCTGCCACGGGGGCGAGGCCGGCCGACTGCATCGTCTCGATCCACTCGCTCCGGTGGGGGAAAATGCGGTCGGTGCCACGGCGGAAGTCGGTGAAGTCGGCGTGGGGATCGTTGGCCGGGGGAGACATCAGGAACTCCATCGATGTCATGAGCTGGAGATGGTCCCGGCTGGTGTCGATGAAGACCACCCAGCCGTCCGGTCCGACGATCTGCCGCAGCCCGTTCAGCACCCGGCCGGCGTGAACGGCGTTGTGCAGCACGTTCGCGGCGAGCACGACGTCGGCGCAGCCGGGCTGGTAGCCCTGCCCGGCGAAGTCGTGGTTGATGTCGAACAGGCCGTACCGCAGGCCGGGGTGGGAGAACCGCTGCCGTGCGGCGGTGAAGAAAAACCGGCTCACGTCAGTGAACAGGTAGTCGGTCGGGACGTCTGTGAGCGCGGCGAGTACGTCCTGCGTCGTACCGCCGACGCCGGCGCCGACTTCCAGCACCCGCAGCGGCGCCCGTCGGGACCCGGCGATGCCGCGCAGCAGCGTCGCCGCGACCCGGTTGATGTACCGGCTGCCGATGTTCTTCCGGTAGACCGCTTCGGCGACGCTTAGGTCGTCCTCACTGAACAGCAGGGTCTGGAGGCTGATCTCGTCGCGAAGCAACTCCGGCAGGTACGCCACCGAGCTGAGCAGGAAGTGGCTCATCGCCGGCCCATACTCGAGCCGGTCGACGACATCCTCCAGGTCGATTGTGGCCCTTTCCAGCTCGGCGGCTGAGACCAGGTGCAGCCCGTTGTAGCCGGCCGGACCCGCGGTCAGCATGCCGGCCTGGGTGAGCGCCCACAGCCATCGCCGTAGGATGCGTCGATGTCGGGGAGCCACTCGGACTGCTGCATAGATCTCGTCGACCGGGTGTGGCTGCTCCGGCAGGTCGAACAGTTTGGTTCGCCCCAATGTGTATGCCATTGCCTGTAGCGCCACCTCGTCGAGGCGCTCGGCGAGCGCGAGCACCACGGGAAGGTCGACGCCGCGGATGGCCGACTCGCCCGCCGTTGACGCCCGTCGCATCAGAGCACGCAGGTCAATTGTTCCGGTGCTGTCCGCCGACAACCCGCCTCCAGGTGACTATTCGATGTCGGCACCGCCGATCCATGATGGATACGTGGTGGCCGGCGCTCCGGCACTTACAGCTCCGCCTCGGCGGCAGCGAGGTCCGCGACGACCTGAGCAACCGGTCGACCGGGCGGGGCGACCTGGAGGAGACCGCGGATCGTGCCGGCCAGGAGTAACCCGACGTACTCACGGTCGCCCACCCGCTTCGGCGCGACCTCAGACAGACCCGCACGCTCGCCTCGAGTGGAGTGCCTGGGTCCGGCTCGGCGGTACCCGCCAGTGTCTTCCTCCCCGGCCGCCACGCTCGTCTCCTCCGAGGCCGCGAGTGCGATGGCCATCGAGGCGACCGCGCCGCTCACGATGGTCGCCGCATCCGCGGTGTATCCCCGCCGTGCTAGCGCCTCGACCCTGTCGGCGATCACGCGGCGGCCGGCGGCGCCGCGCGGGAACCGGACCTGCAGGTATCTCGCCATCCCTGGGTGCGCGTGGATGAAGGCGCGTAGCTGCAGCGCGAAGGACAGCAGATGCCGCTCGGTGCCGTGGGTGGGTTCGTCGCGCACCCGTAGCTCGGCCAGGATGCTCTCGCCCACCAGCCGTTCCAGTCCCCGCCGCCCATCGACGTAGCGGTACAGCGCCGGCGAGGTGACCCCGAGACCGGCCGAGACCGCTTTCATGGTCAAGCCGCCCATGCCGAGGTCTCGACCGACACGCAGGATGTCGTCGACGCCAAACTGGGCGGGTCGTCCGGCGGCCCGGGTCACGGTAGACACGCCACCCCAATCAGTCGGACCTATCAAATGAGATCGATCTGCTAATGAAAACCGTATTCGTTTACCGTGTGACTGAAGCTAGCACGCGGTCGACCCGTCGTCCATGTGAATTCTGATCAGGCTGGCGGCGCGTTGGGCGATCTCCCACGCCTGTGCCGCGGTGTCGGCTGTGGTCACGAGTGCGGCGCAGCGGTTCCAGCTCGCGGTCAGCCCGGGGGTCTCGTCGCCGGGCTTGACGTACAGTTCCAGCGACCGTACGCCAGCGACGGCACGTGCTTCGGCTTCGCCCTCTATCGCCCGGATGCGGCCAGCCCCCGGCGGCGGAACGTAGATCCGGGCGGCGGCGGGCGCCGCTGGTGGCACGGCTGCGGGCGGATCGAGGTTGGCGAAGTGGGCGAGCATGTCCACCTCCGCGTTGCGCCCCCCGATCAGCCAGGTGAGCTCGGGGAGCTCGTCGCCCGAGGTGCGCGCGTGCGATTCCATCAGGTACGGCCCGTCCGACCCGGTGATCACCTCGGTGTGCGCCGGCCCTTCGCGCAGGCCCACCCGGTCGAGGAACTCGATGACGAGGGAGCCGATCGCCATCTGCACATCCGCGTCCAGCGGCGCTGGAATGAGATGACCGGTCTCCACGCACGTGCCCGGCTCGTTGACCTTGAGGATGATCGCGAGGATCGTGTGCTTGCCGTTGCGGGTGAACGTGTCGACGCTGTATTCGTTGCCGGCGATGAACGGTTCCGCAATGAACCGGTCTACCGGCAGTAGATCGGCGTACGGATGCTCGTTGCGCAGCAGCTGGCGAATCTCCGCCACGGCGGCGGTGAGATCGTCCGGACCGGCCAGCCGGACGACCCCCATGCTCGAGGCCGCCGCGCTGGGCTTGACGATCAACGGGTAGCCGAGGCGCTCAACCGCCGCCGGCAGGTCCTCCTCGTCGGCGATCTCCGCCCACGGGGTGTCAAGCACCGGATGTCCCGCGAGCCGGGCTCGCGTAGCGATCTTGTCCTTCAGTAGCGCCGTCACCCCGACGCCGGCGGCGGGCAGACCCAGATCGAGGGCGATCGCCTCCGCCGCGGCGCAGGCGGGCTCGTGGTTGCTGATCGCCCCGACGAAGCCGTACCGTTCGTGCAGCGATCGGCCCACTTCTACCATGGCGGGTACGTCAAGTACGTCGCCGGTCAGCGACTCGACGCACAGGTCGCGTAGGGCTGGATTGGCGATTGTCGGCGCCTCGACATGCACCACGTCCAGCCCGAGGTTGCGAGCCTTGGTAATGAAGCTCTCGGTAGCGCTGAGCAGCAGGATTGTACGATTACCGGACATCGGAGACTCCCCACCGATCACCGCGGACGCTAGTCCTTCAGTCACTGGCACTCCGCGAAACTAGATATTGATGATTGATTGCCGCGACCTGGCCGCTCGCTCTCGGTCATCAGGCGGAAGCCCGGCACCGGGAAGAACTCTCACGCCGCCTGACGCACGCCGGGCATCAGCGATCCACTGCCCAGCCTCCGTCGGGGTGTGCCACCTGCTGCTACCGCAGTCAGGCGGTAACCGGTGCGGTGACGTGTCGGGGCAAGGGGTACGGGTCGAGGGCGTCGCCGGAGATGGACTCCAATTCGACGTGGTGGCCCAAGCCCGCCTCGACGGCCAACTCGAGCACGACGTCGAGGGCGACGTGATCCTCCAGCGCGAAGCCCGTGGAATCGAAGACCGTGGTCCTTCGTTGGTGGGGACGCGCGAGTTCCGGATCGGCGCTGAGGATGGTCAGTTCCGGACCGATCTCGTGATCGGCGAGTTGTTGGCATTCGCCTTCTCGGCGGGCCTGACCCAGATGGTCAGGGCACACCAGAGCGGTACGGAGCAGATGCACCGGTAGCTCCACCTTGCCGGGCAGGTCCGCGCCGACGGCATTGACGTGCACGTGGGGACGCAGGTGTCTGCTGGGCAGGACCGGTCCCGCCCCAACCGGGACTGTCGTGGCGGTGCAGATAATGTCGGATTCGGCCTCGATCTCAGGCACCCCAGCGACCTCGACGGGCAGACCTATGAATGCCACTCGATCGGCGAACGAAGCGGCGTGCTGTGGCTCGGTGTCGTGGACCAGGACCCGGTCGAACGCGAAGACCCGACTCAACGCGTGCAGCTGGGTGACCGCCTGTGCTCCCGCCCCGACCAGGCCGATGACACGACTCTCCGGAGTCGCGAGCAGTCGGCTCGCCACGGCAGACGCCGCGCCGGTCCGGACCGCGGTGAGAAGAACGCCGTCGGCTATGGCGACCAGGTGGCCAGTGATGTCGTCGAACCGGGCAACCGTCCCGAGGATCGTGGGCAGTCCCAGCGAACCGGGGTTGCTCGGTGTGTAGGCGACCGTCTTGATGGTGACGGAGCGGCCTGGCTCATGGTGCGGCATCCACTCAAGGACGCCCGAGCTCCCTTGACAGCGTCGAAATCCCTCGCGCGCTGGGGTGTGTCCGTTGCTGAGGACGGCCTCGCGAAGCGCCTCGGCGAGACGCTCGATCATCCGGTCCATCAACGCGTCGCGGCCGTGGGCGTCGATGAGGGCAGCCATGTCCGCTTGCCTGATGACAAGAGTCTTCTGGGTCACGGCGTGTTAGCTCCGGTGGTCGCGATTGCCGCCTCTGCGGCGAACGAGCGGGCACAGGCGTTTGTGATGCGTGACCGAGGCGCAGTGGCGACGGCACAGCTATCGAAACTGAAACCCATTTTCACATGGAGAGGGTAGCCCCGCGATGACCCCACACTCAACGTTGAGTTCTGAGCGGTACCGTGCTAGCGGGGCTCGCTAAGGTGCCCTGTCTGATGAGCAGACTCCGCGTGGCACCGGCCTCGGCCGTGCACTTGAGACGGCTCAGGGGCCGACGGTCGGGGTGGCCGAAGCCTCGCGCTCTGCGTCGGCCGGCATTTCCCGTGGAGGATTGGCGGCGACCACGGGGGAGACCTGTGGTGCCGCTGCTCCGACGCCGGGTGGATCCTCGGTCCCCGGCCCGTCCAGCGGGTGGGCGATCTCGTCCTTCGGTAGTTTGGCCAGGACTACCGCGAGCACCGCCAGCACCCCGGGCAGCAAACCAACGAGGACGAATGAAGCGCCGAGCCCGACCACCGCGCTGACCGGAGCGGCCAGCGCCATCGACACCGGCATGAACGTCAGCGAGGCGAAAAAGTCGAGACTGGACACCCGGCCGAGCAGGTGTGACGGCACTCGTCGCTGCAACAACGTGCCCCAGATGACCATGGGAGCGGAGAAGAGGATCCCGGTCACGAACACCGCCACAGCAATCACCCACACGTCCCTGGCGAAGCCGAGCAGCAGCAGCGGCGCACAGGATAGGCCCCACAGCAGGTTCATGACCGTCAGGTACCGCCGGGGCATCCGGGGGAGCGACGCCATGCCCATGGATCCGAGCGCCCCGCCGATGCCGAACGCCGCCATCACCAGGGCGTGGTCGCCGGGGCCACCGTTTGCGCGGTCCTTGATGACGAAGGGCATCAGCACCTCGATCGGCCCCATCATCAACAGAATCAGTGCGGAGGCGAAGAGCAGCGTGGCGAGCAGCCAAGGCGTCCGTGACACGTAGACGAATCCGGCGCGCAGGTCGGACAGCACACCGCCGATCGGGTGCGCCGCCGCGCCAGCCGTGGTGTCGCGAGCCAGCGGCACGGGGCGCAACGCCAACAGGAGACCCATACCGGCCAACTCCAGCACCGCCACCGCGGCGATCGCCAGCCCCGGCGAGGCGGCCGCGATCAGGGCGCTGGCCGCCGCCGGGCCGGCCGCCTGCATGACAGTCGGGCGTAGGGTGCCCTCGATCCCGTTGGCCGCAAGCAGATCCTTGGCCGGCAGTATCGACGGCAGTAAAGCGGAGTAGGCCGGGTAGGTGAAGCCGTTGCTCACTCCGAACACCAGCGATCCGGCAGCCAATGCCCACAGGTCGACCCGGTCGAGTAAAGCCAGTGCCGCGACCACCGCCATCGCGGCGGCCCGGGCGCCGGCCACCGCCAGCAGGATCCGCCGCTGCGGCATCCGGTCGGCGAGCACCCCGCCCAACAGGGTGCTGCCGAGCATGCCGACTGCGGAGGCGGTGGCCACCAGGGACACGGCACCCGGCCCACCGCCCATCTCGATCACCTGCCAGACGACGGCGATCAACCACACCCCGGCGGCGAGCAGAGCCATCACGATAGCGCCGGCGAGTAGTCGGTACTGCCCGCTGCGGAACGGGCGCAGGGGCCCTCGCAGCAACACGGAACCGGCGCCGGTGTGCTCGCTCATCGTCCACTCTCCCGAAGGTATTGATGTACGTCATTACTACGAACGGGGGGCATCCGTGGGTGAGTTAACGCAGCATTACAGCCCCTGCTGCGTGTTTGACCTGAGCCTGTTCTAGGTTCGGGGTCGGGTGAGCCATCCGGCCCGACCGATCGATGCCCCCGCTCACACGTCCACCTGGCAAGCCCTCGCCCGGCGCCTGCCATGAACTCAGCGCCCGGCGCAGGCATCGAGACGGTTTTGTCCTCGGCCAGGGCGTCGAGCGCCGCGCTGTCGCGTGGGCCATCGACGGCGACCAGCACAGGCATCCGCATCACCTCCGGGGGGGGGTACCCGCGCAGACCGCCTCGGGTCTTCACCGACGAGAGCACAAACCGCCAGCACCACCACTGACGCAGAACCGAGACGTTCCGACCGAGGTCAGCGGACCATTGCTCGCACGATGTCCATGGGGCCGGCGACCGCGTCGAGACCGGCCGTGGACAGCTCGGCGACGATCGCCTGCGGTGACACGACGTACCACCGGTAGGCGGTTGTGACCTCGCGTACCGATTGGCCGCTGTGGTCGAGCACCTGGTAGCGCATCCGCCACCGGAGAGTGTCCGGCCCGTCGGGCTGTGCCGCTCCGCTGCCCACATAGGTGTGGTCACCCACCTGCACCCTCACGAACTCCGCCTCCGGAATCTCCATTGGCTCTGCTGGCGGTTGCGCGTTGACCACCAGTGGCGCACCGCCGGCGAGCCGGTCGCGCAGCCGCCCCCACAACTCGCGACGGTCGTGCGGTGCCAGGTGCCCTATCATGTTCATCGCGACCACGCCGCCGATCCGGTCCGGCAGGGGGACGTTCTGCGCTCCGGCGGCCACCACCGTGACCCGCTCCCGCAGCCTCGGGACGGGGCCGAGCCGGCAGAGCAGGGCCGCGCGCTGGACCGCCGACGGCTCGATCGCCAGGATCCGCGCGGCCGGCAACACCTCGGCGATGAGCAGGGTGCCGAGCCCGCTGCCCGCCCCGAGGTCCACGATCGGGCCCGCCTGCGGTGCGGCGTCGGCCAGTGCGGTCAGTACGGGATCACGCAGCGCCTGCCACGCGTCGAGGCTGAGCAGATCGAGGAACTCGCCTGACTCGTGGTATTCATCGTCGTTCATCCGTGCCCTCTCGTCGGGTTGCCGTCGACCGACCCACGGCGCGGCCGGATCGGAGCCGTATAGCTAGATGGTAATCATTTTCGACACTGGCGGAAGGTTACCGGGTTCACGATGCCGTCGATGCGCTCACTCCGGCTCGCTTCGGTGTACGGCCAGCACCAGCCCCGCGACTGGGGTGGTTGCGTCGAGCCGCCCGCCGAGAGCGAGGTGCGCGACGGCGAGCAGGACGGCACCGAACAGCGCCCGAACTGAAGGCGAACGCCACGAGCCGGGGACGGCCCGGCGCAGCAGACTGTGGTCGGTCCGGTCCAGCGAGTGCAAGGCACCGGGCGCAACCCGGATTAGGCAGTGCCTCGAAGCGCGTGTAGCCACCCCGTTGATGGCGGTGATGTGGATGGTGGCCTTATCGCGGACGGCGAGTCGTATCGGGTGGCCAGGCTGTGGTGGCGTTCGAGTCGGTTGGTGCCGCACTCGACGACGTGGCGCTGCCGGTAGTCCTCGGGGTCGAAGGACGGTGGCCGGCCGCGGTGTCCGCTCCGGCGGGCGCGCTCCGGCCGGCACGGCTGGATCCACGTACGAAGATCCTGCTCGTCGTCCTCATCAGTGCGGTCGTGCCCGGGGCCCCGGGGACTGCG
This is a stretch of genomic DNA from Micromonospora sp. WMMD1082. It encodes these proteins:
- a CDS encoding class I SAM-dependent methyltransferase, whose amino-acid sequence is MNDDEYHESGEFLDLLSLDAWQALRDPVLTALADAAPQAGPIVDLGAGSGLGTLLIAEVLPAARILAIEPSAVQRAALLCRLGPVPRLRERVTVVAAGAQNVPLPDRIGGVVAMNMIGHLAPHDRRELWGRLRDRLAGGAPLVVNAQPPAEPMEIPEAEFVRVQVGDHTYVGSGAAQPDGPDTLRWRMRYQVLDHSGQSVREVTTAYRWYVVSPQAIVAELSTAGLDAVAGPMDIVRAMVR
- a CDS encoding class I SAM-dependent methyltransferase; this translates as MRRASTAGESAIRGVDLPVVLALAERLDEVALQAMAYTLGRTKLFDLPEQPHPVDEIYAAVRVAPRHRRILRRWLWALTQAGMLTAGPAGYNGLHLVSAAELERATIDLEDVVDRLEYGPAMSHFLLSSVAYLPELLRDEISLQTLLFSEDDLSVAEAVYRKNIGSRYINRVAATLLRGIAGSRRAPLRVLEVGAGVGGTTQDVLAALTDVPTDYLFTDVSRFFFTAARQRFSHPGLRYGLFDINHDFAGQGYQPGCADVVLAANVLHNAVHAGRVLNGLRQIVGPDGWVVFIDTSRDHLQLMTSMEFLMSPPANDPHADFTDFRRGTDRIFPHRSEWIETMQSAGLAPVAALPGPSEPIARFAQFVYIGRATAH
- a CDS encoding ornithine cyclodeaminase family protein: MTQKTLVIRQADMAALIDAHGRDALMDRMIERLAEALREAVLSNGHTPAREGFRRCQGSSGVLEWMPHHEPGRSVTIKTVAYTPSNPGSLGLPTILGTVARFDDITGHLVAIADGVLLTAVRTGAASAVASRLLATPESRVIGLVGAGAQAVTQLHALSRVFAFDRVLVHDTEPQHAASFADRVAFIGLPVEVAGVPEIEAESDIICTATTVPVGAGPVLPSRHLRPHVHVNAVGADLPGKVELPVHLLRTALVCPDHLGQARREGECQQLADHEIGPELTILSADPELARPHQRRTTVFDSTGFALEDHVALDVVLELAVEAGLGHHVELESISGDALDPYPLPRHVTAPVTA
- a CDS encoding MFS transporter, whose protein sequence is MSEHTGAGSVLLRGPLRPFRSGQYRLLAGAIVMALLAAGVWLIAVVWQVIEMGGGPGAVSLVATASAVGMLGSTLLGGVLADRMPQRRILLAVAGARAAAMAVVAALALLDRVDLWALAAGSLVFGVSNGFTYPAYSALLPSILPAKDLLAANGIEGTLRPTVMQAAGPAAASALIAAASPGLAIAAVAVLELAGMGLLLALRPVPLARDTTAGAAAHPIGGVLSDLRAGFVYVSRTPWLLATLLFASALILLMMGPIEVLMPFVIKDRANGGPGDHALVMAAFGIGGALGSMGMASLPRMPRRYLTVMNLLWGLSCAPLLLLGFARDVWVIAVAVFVTGILFSAPMVIWGTLLQRRVPSHLLGRVSSLDFFASLTFMPVSMALAAPVSAVVGLGASFVLVGLLPGVLAVLAVVLAKLPKDEIAHPLDGPGTEDPPGVGAAAPQVSPVVAANPPREMPADAEREASATPTVGP
- a CDS encoding ATP-grasp domain-containing protein; its protein translation is MIGGESPMSGNRTILLLSATESFITKARNLGLDVVHVEAPTIANPALRDLCVESLTGDVLDVPAMVEVGRSLHERYGFVGAISNHEPACAAAEAIALDLGLPAAGVGVTALLKDKIATRARLAGHPVLDTPWAEIADEEDLPAAVERLGYPLIVKPSAAASSMGVVRLAGPDDLTAAVAEIRQLLRNEHPYADLLPVDRFIAEPFIAGNEYSVDTFTRNGKHTILAIILKVNEPGTCVETGHLIPAPLDADVQMAIGSLVIEFLDRVGLREGPAHTEVITGSDGPYLMESHARTSGDELPELTWLIGGRNAEVDMLAHFANLDPPAAVPPAAPAAARIYVPPPGAGRIRAIEGEAEARAVAGVRSLELYVKPGDETPGLTASWNRCAALVTTADTAAQAWEIAQRAASLIRIHMDDGSTAC